In Blautia wexlerae DSM 19850, a single window of DNA contains:
- a CDS encoding ABC transporter ATP-binding protein — protein sequence MYGTLKKIFAFAGSKKGLLKKSLLFSFLSGLFSAMQFAALFVVIGAVVSDNRDGKFICISLGIMAVSLIGRIITTYFSTMEQTETGYCMVAEKRIHIGDRLRYIPMGYFNKNSIGNITAIVTTTLGDVENSAARVLVSVLGGFFNSVALVIVLLVFDWRIGLVAAAGVLIYLAAAELALRKSAALSGVRQHTQESLVESVLEYIQGMGIVKAFGLEQDSTQSIGSAIKASCRDNLKLTKASVPYDAIKQAVVRVFSVLLLLASVWFWLDGSLPLAYGLILVIASFMVFNDLENAGNMASLLQMLAASMDTANSIDDTPVMDEKGADITPKSSEIVFNKVDFSYADRKILDQVSFTITEKTTTAIVGPSGAGKTTMCNLIARFWDVNAGKITIGGTDVRDFKLDSLMKNISMVFQSVYLFADTIENNIKFGCPDTTHEQVVEAAKKACCHDFISALPDGYDTVIGEGGGTLSGGEKQRISIARAMLKDAPIIILDEATSSVDPENEDELQRAIEALTHDKTIIMIAHRLKTVRDADQILVLDNAHIIQRGTHAELIRQKGLYADFVSARQEAIGWKLAQ from the coding sequence ATGTATGGAACATTGAAAAAAATCTTTGCTTTTGCAGGCAGCAAAAAGGGGCTTCTAAAAAAATCCCTGTTATTCTCATTCCTGTCCGGGCTGTTTTCAGCCATGCAGTTTGCCGCCCTCTTTGTAGTGATCGGCGCGGTAGTATCTGACAACCGGGACGGAAAGTTTATCTGCATTTCGCTGGGAATTATGGCCGTTTCCCTCATTGGGCGTATCATCACGACCTATTTTTCCACGATGGAGCAGACGGAAACCGGCTATTGCATGGTGGCGGAAAAGCGTATCCACATCGGAGATCGGCTGCGCTACATCCCGATGGGCTACTTCAACAAGAATAGTATCGGGAATATTACCGCCATTGTCACAACAACTTTGGGTGATGTAGAGAACTCAGCAGCCCGTGTCCTGGTGTCAGTGCTGGGCGGTTTTTTCAACTCGGTTGCCCTCGTCATCGTCCTGTTGGTATTTGACTGGCGGATCGGTCTTGTGGCCGCTGCCGGTGTTCTGATTTACCTTGCGGCGGCGGAACTGGCGCTTCGCAAATCTGCCGCGCTCAGCGGGGTACGCCAGCACACACAGGAGTCCCTTGTGGAGTCTGTGTTGGAGTACATTCAGGGGATGGGGATTGTCAAAGCATTTGGACTGGAACAGGACAGCACGCAGTCTATCGGCAGTGCAATTAAGGCGAGCTGCCGGGATAACCTGAAATTGACAAAGGCCAGCGTTCCCTATGACGCTATCAAACAGGCTGTTGTCCGAGTGTTCAGCGTCCTGTTGCTTTTGGCCTCGGTCTGGTTCTGGCTGGACGGCTCCCTGCCGCTGGCCTACGGTCTGATTTTGGTGATTGCTTCTTTCATGGTGTTCAACGATTTGGAGAACGCCGGGAATATGGCCTCTTTGCTGCAAATGCTGGCGGCCTCGATGGATACGGCAAACTCCATTGATGACACGCCGGTAATGGACGAGAAAGGCGCTGATATTACGCCGAAGTCCAGCGAGATCGTGTTTAACAAGGTGGATTTTTCCTACGCAGACCGTAAGATATTAGATCAGGTCAGCTTTACCATTACCGAAAAAACGACTACGGCCATTGTCGGCCCTTCCGGGGCAGGAAAGACAACGATGTGCAACCTGATTGCACGTTTTTGGGATGTGAATGCCGGGAAGATTACCATAGGCGGTACGGATGTACGGGATTTCAAGCTGGACAGCCTGATGAAGAATATCTCGATGGTGTTCCAGAGCGTGTACCTCTTTGCAGATACGATTGAGAACAATATCAAGTTTGGCTGCCCGGACACTACCCATGAGCAGGTGGTTGAAGCGGCGAAAAAGGCTTGCTGTCATGACTTTATTTCTGCCCTGCCAGATGGCTATGACACCGTGATTGGCGAGGGCGGCGGCACTTTGTCCGGAGGCGAGAAACAGCGGATTTCCATCGCCCGCGCCATGCTGAAGGACGCACCTATCATCATTTTGGACGAGGCAACAAGCAGCGTTGACCCGGAGAATGAGGATGAATTGCAGCGGGCTATCGAGGCATTGACCCATGACAAGACCATTATCATGATTGCCCACCGTCTGAAAACGGTCCGCGACGCCGATCAGATCCTTGTACTGGACAATGCACACATTATCCAGCGCGG